GACCACAAAAGGCCCAACCGTACCGTACGCTACCAACTACCCGATGAAATAGAAAGTAGATTAAAATGCCTCATGAAAGAGCTCAAATTTGAAACCGGATCAATTGATTTAATGGTCGATACAGAGGGCAGTTATTACTTTCTGGAAATCAATCCTGAAGGACAATTTGGAATGGTCTCTTACCCCTGCAACTATCATTTAGAAAGAGAAATGGCGCAGTTATTTATGCAAAAAGCAACGACATGAAAAAAAAATTCATCAGCAATCTAAAGGACAAGAAGTTCCTGCCCTTATCTATATATCTTCTGGAAAAAGACAGTTACGAACCAAAAGGTCTTCAGGGAAATATCGCCAAGTATGAAAAAGCGGTTAAAATTAATGCAGAAGGATATGAGTTACTGAATTTCTATAAAGCAATTTCGAAATTCTAAGCATGGAATATTTAAATATATATTCAAATTGTCAGCTGGTTAAAGGCGCGAGCAGATCGTTGATTTGCGACCTGCAAATGCGGAAATCTTATCCTGTTTCCAACGATGTATACGACGTGTTTTGCTTTTTAAAAGATCATTCGATCGAAGAATGTGTTGCGCATTATGGTGTAGATAATCAGGAAGCCATTCTAAGCTATGTAGATTTTATAGTTAAAAAGGAAATGGGTTTTAAAGACAAGGGTATTTTAGCGGAACTCAGTTCTTTAGATTTAAGCTGGGATGCATTTACAGATATTACCAACGTTATTCTGGAGTATAACGAGGATTTGAATTATGACAATCCTTTTTTCAAAGCGTTGTTTAATCTGAATGTCCACGGCCTGGAGGTTCGTTGTTACGACCAAACAGACCTGAAAAAATTAGAAGTGTTCTTAGCAACCTTTAAAGGGTCTGTTCTAAAATATATCAAACTTATCCTGCCCTATTCTTTGGCAACCAACACGAAAGTACTTGAGCAGCTGGTAAAAGACAACCTGAGGATAAAATCTTTCCTGATCCACTCGGCAGCTGAAGATCAGTTCATTCAAATATACAAGGATTCTGTTCCTGTTACCTATTATTCTGAAGCCATCAATTCCTGTCTGTCCTGTGGCACGATACGTTCCGCATATTTCATCACCAATATGGAGCTATTTACGGAAAGTCAGCAGCATAACACCTGTTTAAACAGAAAGCTATCCATCGATTTTAATGGCTTCATCAAAAATTGCCCTTCCATGCAGGATAGCTATGGCCATATGCTGGAAACAAACTTACCCGGACTATTGGAGAATCAGGATTTCCGTAAATACTGGGGTATTAAAAAAGATGACATCAGCGTCTGTAGAGATTGCGAATACCGCCATGTATGTACTGATTGCCGGGCTTATGTGGAAGATCCGGATGACATTTATTCAAAGCCTTTAAAATGTGGATACGATCCTTATACCAACGAATGGGAAGATTGGGCAATACATCCTATGAAACAGGCTGCAATAGAAGAATATGGTTTAAGCGCACTTATCAAATAGTATGAAACGGAAAGAATTCCCTTTTTATAAACAACCGGATAGTAAAGATTGTGGCCCTACCTGTTTACGGATTGTCAGTAAACATTATGGAAAACTTATTCCGCTTCAAACCTTACGGGACTTATCTGAAACCACCAGAGAAGGCAGCAGTTTTTGGGGCATGAGCAATGCTGCAGAACAAGCGGGGTTTAGAACCCTAAGTGTTCGTATTGATTTCAATACCCTGGTAGCAGATGTTCCCCTGCCTTGTATTGTCCATTGGAACAAGCAACATTTTGTAGTTGTTTATAAAATTGAGGAGAAGAAAGATCAGACAACGATCCATGTATCTGACCCAAGTTTTGGATTGATAAAGTACAACAAACAGGAGTTTATCAAATCCTGGATTGGCGGACAGGTTGCTGACGATGCAGAAGAAGGAATGGTCCTGGTGTTGGAAACCACACCGGTATTTTATCAGGCAGATTGGGATAAAGAAACGAATAAGATGAGTTTTTCTTTTCTTTCCAAATACCTGATCAAACACAAATCCCTGATCGTTCAACTTGCATTGGGCTTATTGGCCGGAAGTATTCTCTCTTTAATTTTTCCCTTTTTAACACAAAGCATTGTCGATATCGGCATCCAAAACCAGGACCTGAACTTTATCCATTTGATCCTGATCGCACAACTTATGGTGTTTATAGGAAGAATGGGAATTGGAGTGATCAGGAGCTGGATTTTACTACATCTTTCTGCCCGGATCAACATTTCTATCTTATCAGACTTTTTTATCAAGCTGATGCGCCTCCCGGTTAGCTTTTTTGACACCAGAATGATCGGCGACATTATGCAACGCATTTCGGATCATAACCGGATAGAAAAGCTATTGACCATCTCTTCCCTGGAAACGATCTTTTCTCTGGTGAATCTGATTGTATTCAGTATCGTTCTTTTACTTTATGACTATAAGCTATTTCTCATTTATATAGCGGGTTCTGCACTGTATGTGACCTGGATCTTATTGTTCCTGAAAAAAAGGAAGGAACTTGACTATAAACAGTTTTCACAGCTTTCTCAGGAACAGAGTAAAATGTATGAGCTGATTAACGGCATGCAGGTTATTAAAATACACAATGCCGAAAAATCTAAGCGTTGGGAATGGGAATATTTACAGGTAAAACTATTCAAAATAAAGATCAAAGCACTTTCATTAGAGCAATGGCAGTCTGTCGGGGGAGATTCTATTAACCAGTTTAAAGATATTTTTATCAGCTTTTTCGCTGCAAAATTAGTGCTGGATGGTCAACTTTCCCTGGGAATGATGCTCTCCGTGCAATACATCATCGGGCAATTAAATGGCCCCTTAATGCAACTGGTAGAATTTATCCGGCAGAGCCAGGATGCCAAAATTGCATTGGAGCGGTTGGGTGAAATACATGATAAAGAGGATGAAGAGCAAACTGGCATGCGTTACGTTACAGATGTACCCGAGCAAGGTATTGCACTTCAAAATGTTTCTTTCCGTTATACGGGATCAAATGATGCGGTTCTGGAAAATCTGGACCTGACTATCCCCTATCAGAAGACCACGGCAATTGTTGGGGCCAGCGGAAGCGGCAAGACGACCTTACTCAAATTGCTCATGAAATTTTATGAGCCTACAGAGGGAGAAATCAAAATAGGTCATTGTGACCTGAAGCACATTTCTCCAACAGCCTGGAGGGAGAAATTTGGTGCGGTATTGCAAGAAGGCTATACTTTTAATGATACCGTAGCCAACAACATTGCTATCGGTGAAGAGTATATTGATAAAGAGCGGTTAAAAAAAGCGGTGGAAATTGCCAATATCAAAACCTTTATTGAAGGCTTGCCTTTAAGCTACAATACACAAATCGGGCATGAAGGGCTGGGCATGAGTGGAGGTCAGACCCAACGTTTGATGATCGCCCGTGCGGTATACAAATCTCCTGAATATATCCTCTTTGACGAGGCCACAAGTGCCCTGGATGCAAATAATGAAAAGGTCATCATGGAAAACCTCAACCAGTTTTTTAAAGGAAAAACAGCTGTCGTTATCGCCCATCGTTTATCAACAGTGAAAAATGCCGATAAGATTGTGGTATTGGACCGAGGTAAAATTGTAGAAGAAGGAACCCACAGCCAATTGGTTGAGTTAAAGGGTGAATATTACAGACTGGTAAAAAATCAATTGGAACTTGGAAACTAGAAAAGACATATTAGAGGATCTTCAACTAAGGTCCGAAGGCGTTCAGGAAGTACTTTCCGAATCGCCAGCCTGGATGGTAAGATGGGGTAGCCTGCTTTTTTTGGCGATTATCTGCATGCTTATCGGAATCACTTACCTGATCAGGTATCCTGAATTTATACCGGCTCCTATTGTCATTACTTCTCATAATCCCCCGGAAAAATTAGAGGCGAGAACAGATTCTAAAATAGAATATGTTTTGATCAATGATCATCAGCAGGTTAACCAGGGAGATCTCTTAATGGTCTTGCAGTCCACCGCCGATTATAAGGACGTGCTGCAGCTGAAATCATTGATGAACCAGGTAAAAGACAAGGATCTTTCTCTGTTTCCTTTAAAGCCTGCCTCTAAATTCAATCTGGGAGAAGTTCAGGAAGTGTATAATACTTTTGCAAAATCTCTGCAGGATGAATACTTGTTTAATAAATTGCGCCCTTACGCACCTGAAAACCTTGCGGCCAATCAAAGTATCGCCGAATATAAAAGAAGGATCGTCAGCTTTAAGCACCAGAAACTACAGGAGATCGATAAATTTGAGCTAACGAAGAAAAATTATGAGCGTTCCGTTGGCCTTTTCAAAAGAAACGTGATTTCTGCTCTGGAACTGGAAACCGAAAAAATGAAATTCCTACAGGCACAACAAAGCCTGGAGAACATCGATATCTCATTGTCTCAGATGGAGGAGTCTGTAAATAATGCAAACAAGGCCAGGACCGGAGCCGCAATCAATGCGGAAAAGGATCAGGTAAATTATAAAACCTCATCTGCCCGGTTATTTGAGCAATTGAAAAAGACGATCAGAGATTGGGAACAACGTTATCTAGTGATTTCTTCCACAAAAGG
This region of Pedobacter steynii genomic DNA includes:
- the gwsS gene encoding grasp-with-spasm system SPASM domain peptide maturase, which gives rise to MEYLNIYSNCQLVKGASRSLICDLQMRKSYPVSNDVYDVFCFLKDHSIEECVAHYGVDNQEAILSYVDFIVKKEMGFKDKGILAELSSLDLSWDAFTDITNVILEYNEDLNYDNPFFKALFNLNVHGLEVRCYDQTDLKKLEVFLATFKGSVLKYIKLILPYSLATNTKVLEQLVKDNLRIKSFLIHSAAEDQFIQIYKDSVPVTYYSEAINSCLSCGTIRSAYFITNMELFTESQQHNTCLNRKLSIDFNGFIKNCPSMQDSYGHMLETNLPGLLENQDFRKYWGIKKDDISVCRDCEYRHVCTDCRAYVEDPDDIYSKPLKCGYDPYTNEWEDWAIHPMKQAAIEEYGLSALIK
- a CDS encoding peptidase domain-containing ABC transporter — translated: MKRKEFPFYKQPDSKDCGPTCLRIVSKHYGKLIPLQTLRDLSETTREGSSFWGMSNAAEQAGFRTLSVRIDFNTLVADVPLPCIVHWNKQHFVVVYKIEEKKDQTTIHVSDPSFGLIKYNKQEFIKSWIGGQVADDAEEGMVLVLETTPVFYQADWDKETNKMSFSFLSKYLIKHKSLIVQLALGLLAGSILSLIFPFLTQSIVDIGIQNQDLNFIHLILIAQLMVFIGRMGIGVIRSWILLHLSARINISILSDFFIKLMRLPVSFFDTRMIGDIMQRISDHNRIEKLLTISSLETIFSLVNLIVFSIVLLLYDYKLFLIYIAGSALYVTWILLFLKKRKELDYKQFSQLSQEQSKMYELINGMQVIKIHNAEKSKRWEWEYLQVKLFKIKIKALSLEQWQSVGGDSINQFKDIFISFFAAKLVLDGQLSLGMMLSVQYIIGQLNGPLMQLVEFIRQSQDAKIALERLGEIHDKEDEEQTGMRYVTDVPEQGIALQNVSFRYTGSNDAVLENLDLTIPYQKTTAIVGASGSGKTTLLKLLMKFYEPTEGEIKIGHCDLKHISPTAWREKFGAVLQEGYTFNDTVANNIAIGEEYIDKERLKKAVEIANIKTFIEGLPLSYNTQIGHEGLGMSGGQTQRLMIARAVYKSPEYILFDEATSALDANNEKVIMENLNQFFKGKTAVVIAHRLSTVKNADKIVVLDRGKIVEEGTHSQLVELKGEYYRLVKNQLELGN
- a CDS encoding HlyD family efflux transporter periplasmic adaptor subunit, translated to METRKDILEDLQLRSEGVQEVLSESPAWMVRWGSLLFLAIICMLIGITYLIRYPEFIPAPIVITSHNPPEKLEARTDSKIEYVLINDHQQVNQGDLLMVLQSTADYKDVLQLKSLMNQVKDKDLSLFPLKPASKFNLGEVQEVYNTFAKSLQDEYLFNKLRPYAPENLAANQSIAEYKRRIVSFKHQKLQEIDKFELTKKNYERSVGLFKRNVISALELETEKMKFLQAQQSLENIDISLSQMEESVNNANKARTGAAINAEKDQVNYKTSSARLFEQLKKTIRDWEQRYLVISSTKGVASFQQFWASRQFVKTGDILLTIIPQDKKMIVGRMFVPAVNSGKIIKGEKVLIKLDNFRYQEFGMVTGKVQNISLSPDKNGNYYVEVILPKGLKTSYQRELPFDKELRGNAEIVTEDLRLIERVFNQLRSLLGHQN